One window from the genome of Bacillus weihaiensis encodes:
- a CDS encoding YjcZ family sporulation protein — MSGAYAGGFALIVVLFILLIIVGAAWL; from the coding sequence ATGAGCGGAGCATACGCAGGTGGATTCGCGTTAATCGTTGTATTATTCATCTTGTTAATCATCGTTGGTGCAGCATGGTTATAA
- a CDS encoding EcsC family protein, whose protein sequence is MGYEATVANEARLWKQKLLRKPSLFERTSKKAQTKMNQFIPEKIHITITESIKKMVEATLIGSNMTTFPKKIEGVAFEQREQMVQKAMNRYKKTAAVEGASTGAGGILLGMADFPLFLGIKMKFLFEVASIYGYNTKEYEERLFLLLVFQLAFSSDKHKEYLVDIIENWDTKKEEVKDLDWRVFQQEYRDYIDLVKLMQILPGVGAVVGGVANYQLVHHLGQYAMNCYRLRVLGS, encoded by the coding sequence ATGGGCTATGAAGCCACCGTTGCCAATGAGGCCAGGCTATGGAAGCAAAAGCTTTTACGGAAACCTTCACTATTTGAACGGACCTCCAAAAAAGCTCAAACAAAAATGAATCAGTTTATCCCTGAAAAAATACATATCACCATTACGGAAAGTATTAAGAAAATGGTTGAAGCTACTTTAATCGGATCCAATATGACAACCTTCCCTAAAAAAATTGAGGGTGTAGCCTTTGAACAACGTGAGCAAATGGTTCAAAAAGCGATGAATAGGTATAAAAAGACGGCTGCAGTAGAAGGAGCTTCTACAGGCGCAGGTGGTATCCTTTTAGGAATGGCTGATTTTCCATTGTTTTTAGGAATAAAGATGAAATTCTTATTTGAAGTAGCTAGTATTTATGGCTATAACACAAAGGAATATGAGGAAAGGCTCTTTTTATTACTAGTGTTTCAACTGGCCTTTTCAAGCGATAAGCATAAAGAGTATTTAGTGGATATCATTGAAAACTGGGATACAAAAAAAGAGGAAGTAAAAGATTTAGATTGGCGAGTATTTCAGCAGGAATATCGTGACTATATTGATCTTGTAAAGCTCATGCAGATTCTTCCAGGCGTAGGGGCAGTTGTAGGTGGAGTGGCTAATTATCAGTTAGTCCACCATCTTGGTCAATATGCCATGAATTGTTACCGCTTAAGGGTTTTGGGTTCATAA
- a CDS encoding DUF3267 domain-containing protein yields the protein MNCWKTISLSKDVGMYRILFISLLTSIFVFIVTYLPINLLFSKVHLKDGHFLLFILLILCMIPAHKFLHAIPLLLSGCRVSMKINYYFHLPSMQINACKSIKKRQMMLSLMTPFLFFTVLFIAGSLWLPSYMHYFSIAMAIHIGLCVPDFIFTKHVLFAPKLSYIEAFEDGYEILVQK from the coding sequence ATGAACTGTTGGAAAACAATCAGTCTTTCAAAAGATGTTGGCATGTATAGAATTTTATTTATTTCTCTGCTAACCTCCATTTTTGTATTTATAGTAACGTATTTACCTATTAACCTTTTATTTTCTAAAGTTCATCTTAAGGATGGTCATTTCCTGTTATTTATCCTTTTGATTCTTTGTATGATTCCGGCTCATAAATTTTTACACGCAATACCCTTACTACTAAGTGGTTGTCGTGTATCAATGAAAATAAATTATTACTTTCACTTACCAAGTATGCAAATTAATGCATGTAAAAGCATTAAAAAACGACAGATGATGTTATCGTTAATGACACCGTTTCTATTTTTTACTGTTCTTTTTATTGCCGGAAGCCTTTGGCTACCTTCTTATATGCATTACTTTAGTATAGCAATGGCCATACACATAGGATTATGTGTACCTGACTTTATTTTTACCAAGCATGTACTGTTTGCCCCAAAATTAAGTTATATTGAGGCCTTTGAAGACGGATACGAAATTTTAGTGCAGAAATAA
- a CDS encoding YjcZ family sporulation protein gives MGYGYSNSFALIVVLFILLIIIGASYL, from the coding sequence ATGGGATACGGTTATTCAAATAGCTTTGCGTTAATCGTTGTATTGTTCATCTTGTTGATCATCATCGGTGCTTCTTACCTTTAA
- a CDS encoding HTH-type transcriptional regulator Hpr, whose translation MNHEKEYTVKEALLFSQRVAQLSKALWKSIEKDWQQWIKPYDLNINEHHILWIADHLNGASISEIAKFGVMHVSTAFNFSKKLEERGYLEFSKKADDKRNTYIKLTNEGQEVLSKLLEDFSPERNSVLKGALPLQNLFGKFPEMMEMMCIIRNIYGDDFMEIFEQTFHNIEDNYNDKNGMLSKNNPESEELISN comes from the coding sequence ATGAATCATGAAAAGGAATATACAGTAAAGGAAGCCTTGTTATTTAGTCAACGAGTTGCACAGCTGAGTAAGGCATTGTGGAAATCCATTGAAAAGGATTGGCAGCAGTGGATTAAGCCATACGATTTGAATATTAACGAACATCATATTTTATGGATTGCTGACCATTTAAACGGTGCATCTATTTCAGAGATTGCTAAGTTTGGTGTTATGCATGTTTCAACTGCCTTTAACTTTTCGAAGAAGCTTGAGGAGAGAGGCTACCTAGAGTTTTCTAAAAAAGCAGACGATAAGAGAAATACGTATATTAAACTAACAAATGAAGGACAGGAAGTTCTTTCAAAGCTATTAGAGGACTTCAGCCCTGAGAGAAACTCAGTATTAAAAGGGGCTCTTCCCCTTCAGAACTTATTTGGTAAATTCCCAGAAATGATGGAAATGATGTGTATTATCCGAAATATTTATGGGGATGACTTCATGGAGATCTTTGAGCAAACCTTTCATAATATTGAGGATAACTACAATGATAAGAATGGAATGCTTTCTAAAAATAATCCTGAATCAGAAGAACTCATCTCTAATTAA
- a CDS encoding YjcZ family sporulation protein, whose product MSYGYSNGFALIVVLFILLIIIGASYLY is encoded by the coding sequence ATGAGCTACGGTTATTCAAATGGCTTTGCGTTAATCGTTGTATTGTTCATCTTGTTAATCATCATCGGTGCTTCTTACCTTTACTAA
- a CDS encoding DUF1878 family protein: protein MDSIEKRLETLEYYQTLFFQMIDKNAGPFFHLVIKNGLTKEEIEGIHAICQELQSQYEDQKAQGLVIYTDLLTQFAGQLHPKLNVDETVQALLKQSLYRELMEEFSKIIHA, encoded by the coding sequence ATGGATTCAATAGAAAAACGTTTGGAAACGTTGGAATATTATCAAACGTTATTTTTTCAGATGATTGATAAAAATGCAGGTCCATTTTTTCATTTAGTCATAAAGAATGGATTAACGAAGGAAGAAATAGAAGGGATTCATGCGATTTGTCAGGAATTACAAAGTCAGTATGAAGATCAAAAAGCGCAAGGATTAGTGATCTACACCGATCTCCTTACGCAATTTGCGGGTCAATTACATCCTAAACTCAATGTAGATGAAACGGTCCAAGCTCTACTTAAACAAAGCTTGTATCGGGAGCTTATGGAGGAATTCAGTAAGATTATTCATGCCTGA
- a CDS encoding HIT family protein yields MSDCIFCKIVNGDIPAAKVFENEHVVAFLDISQVTKGHTLVIPKVHMENIYELTPEIASKLFEVVPKISTAIKNQFNPIGLNLLNNNGEHAGQSVFHYHIHIVPRYGKGDGFGAVWKSHADQYTPEQLQEISSSIKSELSKA; encoded by the coding sequence ATGAGCGATTGTATTTTTTGTAAGATTGTTAATGGAGACATTCCAGCTGCAAAGGTATTTGAAAATGAACACGTAGTAGCCTTCCTTGATATTAGTCAAGTAACAAAAGGTCATACACTCGTGATCCCTAAAGTACATATGGAAAATATTTATGAGTTAACACCTGAAATCGCAAGCAAGCTATTTGAAGTTGTTCCTAAAATTTCAACTGCTATAAAAAATCAATTTAACCCGATTGGGCTTAATTTATTGAACAATAACGGAGAGCATGCCGGCCAATCTGTTTTCCACTATCACATTCATATTGTGCCAAGATACGGAAAAGGAGATGGATTTGGAGCCGTATGGAAATCCCATGCAGACCAATATACTCCTGAACAACTTCAAGAAATCTCTTCATCAATTAAAAGTGAGTTATCAAAAGCATGA
- a CDS encoding YjcZ family sporulation protein — MSHGLSNNFALLVVLFILLIIIGASYL, encoded by the coding sequence ATGAGTCATGGATTATCAAATAACTTTGCGTTACTTGTTGTCTTGTTCATTCTGTTAATCATTATAGGTGCTTCCTATCTTTAA
- a CDS encoding ABC transporter ATP-binding protein has product MTLLKVNELTGGYTKNPVLKNITFEVEKGQIVGLIGLNGAGKSTTIKHIIGTMEPHRGNVSINGTTFSENAEGYRSQFTFIPETPILYDELTLYEHLELTAMAYGLDKSTFEHRLQPLLKEFRMEKRLKWFPAHFSKGMKQKVMIMCAFLIEPSLYIIDEPFVGLDPLAINSLLEMMEKAKNQGSGILMSTHILATAERYCDSFVILHNGDIRAKGTLQELREQFGMNAATLDDLYIQLTKEDQNE; this is encoded by the coding sequence ATGACATTACTTAAAGTGAATGAACTGACAGGAGGATATACTAAAAATCCTGTATTGAAAAACATTACATTTGAAGTGGAAAAGGGTCAGATTGTCGGTCTCATTGGATTAAATGGTGCCGGTAAAAGTACAACAATCAAACATATTATCGGAACAATGGAGCCACATAGGGGGAATGTATCAATTAATGGGACAACCTTCTCGGAAAATGCAGAAGGATATCGTTCACAATTTACGTTTATTCCGGAAACCCCTATTTTATATGATGAGTTAACTCTGTATGAGCATCTGGAGCTTACAGCAATGGCATACGGCTTAGACAAGTCCACTTTCGAACACCGCTTGCAACCATTACTAAAAGAATTCCGTATGGAAAAAAGGTTGAAATGGTTCCCAGCGCATTTTTCAAAAGGGATGAAGCAAAAAGTAATGATTATGTGTGCGTTTTTAATTGAGCCGTCTTTATACATTATCGACGAACCATTTGTAGGGTTAGATCCACTTGCGATTAACTCACTTTTAGAAATGATGGAAAAGGCTAAAAACCAAGGCTCAGGTATTTTAATGTCTACTCATATTTTAGCAACTGCTGAAAGATATTGTGATTCATTTGTTATTTTACATAATGGAGACATTCGTGCAAAAGGAACACTACAGGAACTTCGTGAGCAATTTGGTATGAATGCTGCTACACTTGATGATCTTTATATTCAATTAACAAAGGAAGATCAAAATGAATAG
- a CDS encoding YjcZ family sporulation protein: MSTGFTNQFALVVVLFILLIIVGASYL, encoded by the coding sequence ATGAGTACTGGTTTTACTAATCAATTTGCATTAGTTGTTGTCCTGTTTATTCTGTTAATTATTGTCGGGGCTTCTTATCTTTAA
- a CDS encoding peptidylprolyl isomerase: MKKVAIALAAATSLFALSACNNAGDSEVVVETKAGNITKDEFYEAMKDRFGGDVLTELVHEKVLSEKYEITDKEIDEEFENLKAQYGAQFESVVELQGEDVVKQMVKVDLLRKKAAEAEVEVTDEEIKEYHATLEGQVKASHILVADEETAKEVKKKLDDGGNFEELAKEYSTDPGSAQNGGELGWFGEGAMVKEFQDAAFKLKEGEVSEPVKSEFGYHIIKVTDTYKPYEEMKEALKEDIRKQKVQQPDTIQKALTNAIDESNVEVKDEDLKDTFKTTEEE, encoded by the coding sequence ATGAAAAAGGTAGCAATCGCATTAGCCGCAGCAACAAGTCTTTTCGCATTGAGCGCATGTAACAATGCTGGTGATTCTGAAGTTGTTGTCGAGACAAAAGCTGGCAACATTACGAAGGATGAATTTTACGAAGCAATGAAGGATCGTTTCGGTGGAGATGTTCTTACTGAGCTTGTTCATGAAAAAGTATTAAGTGAAAAATATGAAATAACAGATAAAGAAATCGATGAAGAGTTTGAAAATTTAAAAGCACAATATGGTGCACAATTTGAAAGTGTTGTTGAATTACAAGGTGAAGATGTCGTGAAACAAATGGTCAAGGTTGACCTTTTAAGAAAGAAAGCTGCTGAGGCGGAAGTTGAAGTAACAGACGAAGAGATTAAAGAATACCACGCTACATTAGAAGGTCAAGTGAAGGCAAGTCATATTCTTGTTGCTGACGAAGAAACGGCTAAAGAAGTGAAGAAGAAGCTTGATGATGGTGGAAATTTCGAAGAACTTGCTAAGGAATATTCTACTGATCCAGGATCCGCTCAAAACGGTGGAGAACTAGGCTGGTTTGGTGAAGGGGCAATGGTAAAAGAATTCCAAGATGCTGCATTTAAGCTAAAAGAAGGCGAAGTAAGTGAGCCTGTTAAATCTGAATTCGGTTATCATATCATCAAAGTAACAGATACATATAAACCTTACGAAGAAATGAAAGAAGCACTAAAAGAAGACATCCGCAAACAAAAAGTTCAACAGCCTGATACTATTCAAAAGGCGTTAACTAATGCCATTGACGAGTCTAACGTTGAGGTTAAGGATGAAGACTTAAAAGACACGTTTAAAACAACTGAAGAAGAGTAA
- a CDS encoding ABC transporter permease yields the protein MNSIEEIWKTRINHHINETRSYLKYMLNDHLLFVFIFLAAGGALTYSRWLKSVSTDFPAVLIMTIVFTLILITSSVRTLLKDADIMFLLPMEHKMESYFKKAMFYSFISQSGIIAVTLILFTPLYGKVMDSNGATLLISLLLLFLMKYWNVRVSWKIDYFTEKTVKVNDLIVRLAINACGIYFIFAQQSIFFLIVLVIMALYDLYFGKVVGKKALKWEQLIVKEEGKKQSFYKLANLFTDVPKLKKQAKRRKYLDFLLKQVAYHQDHVYEYLFLRAFLRTGDYLGIMVRLTLIGSVIITFLNEQLIGNLLVILLFLFLTGIQMMSLAKHFELLELPQLYPRADQKKVASFLKIVFRILVVQVIIYSVIPLMKGNILVSGSLLAIGIGFAALFVYGYMGGRVRKT from the coding sequence ATGAATAGTATCGAAGAGATTTGGAAAACGAGGATTAATCATCATATAAATGAAACAAGGTCCTATCTGAAATACATGCTGAATGATCATTTACTTTTCGTGTTCATTTTTTTAGCGGCAGGGGGTGCATTAACGTATTCCAGATGGTTAAAATCAGTCTCAACTGATTTTCCGGCTGTACTCATTATGACGATTGTTTTTACACTTATCCTTATTACCTCTAGTGTAAGGACCTTGTTAAAAGACGCTGACATCATGTTCCTCTTACCGATGGAACATAAAATGGAAAGCTATTTTAAAAAAGCGATGTTCTATAGCTTTATCTCTCAATCTGGGATCATTGCCGTTACTCTCATTCTTTTCACTCCTTTATATGGAAAAGTCATGGATTCAAATGGTGCCACTTTACTAATTTCCTTACTTCTCTTATTCCTTATGAAATATTGGAATGTGAGAGTAAGCTGGAAAATTGATTATTTTACAGAGAAAACTGTTAAGGTGAATGATTTAATTGTTCGACTAGCTATTAATGCTTGTGGCATATATTTTATTTTTGCTCAGCAATCTATTTTTTTTCTCATTGTACTTGTCATCATGGCACTATACGATCTGTATTTCGGAAAAGTAGTAGGGAAAAAAGCGTTGAAATGGGAGCAGCTTATTGTAAAGGAAGAAGGAAAAAAGCAATCATTCTATAAGCTAGCGAACTTATTCACAGATGTCCCAAAGCTAAAAAAACAAGCCAAACGTCGAAAATACCTAGACTTCCTTTTAAAACAAGTAGCTTATCATCAAGATCATGTATATGAATATTTATTTTTACGAGCGTTTTTAAGAACGGGAGACTACTTAGGTATTATGGTCAGATTAACATTGATAGGATCTGTTATTATAACGTTCTTGAACGAACAATTAATAGGAAATCTGTTAGTTATCCTTTTATTTCTCTTTTTAACAGGAATTCAAATGATGAGCTTGGCGAAGCATTTTGAGCTTTTAGAATTACCCCAATTGTATCCGAGAGCAGACCAAAAGAAGGTAGCAAGCTTTCTGAAAATTGTTTTCAGAATTTTAGTGGTTCAAGTAATCATTTATTCGGTCATTCCTTTAATGAAAGGAAACATCCTTGTTTCAGGATCACTCTTAGCAATCGGGATAGGATTTGCTGCACTATTCGTCTATGGCTATATGGGTGGTCGTGTAAGAAAAACGTAG
- a CDS encoding M20 family metallopeptidase has translation MLEHFWSLLDQHYDEMVSIRRHLHMHPELSFKEYKTAAYIADYYHELGIDVREHVGGNGVVAKITGGLPGPTVALRADFDALPIQDEKNVAYKSTIPGVMHACGHDGHTATLLVLAKVFHQNKQSLHGSVVLIHQHAEEYAPGGAIAMIEDGCLEGVDVIFGTHLWASEPVGTIQYRPGPIMAAADRFEIMIIGQGGHGAQPHKTKDAIVIGSQLVTNLQQIVSRKVDPIQAAVVSVGSFVAENAFNVIANSAKLIGTARTFNEEVRTQIETEIERIVKGTCMMNDADYHYSYFRGYPAVVNHEEPTKLLQEFAGDVPGVNLVEETPLQMGGEDFAYYLQQVKGSFFFTGAKPNTNSQTYPHHHPMFDIEETAMLIAAKTLCQATIRYQIASVGKNSVQI, from the coding sequence ATGTTAGAGCATTTTTGGTCTTTATTGGATCAGCATTACGACGAAATGGTATCGATTCGGCGACATTTACATATGCATCCGGAATTATCTTTTAAAGAATATAAAACAGCTGCTTATATAGCAGATTACTACCATGAATTAGGAATTGATGTGAGAGAGCATGTTGGAGGGAATGGTGTAGTCGCGAAAATCACAGGTGGACTACCAGGACCTACAGTCGCATTACGAGCTGATTTTGACGCCCTTCCGATTCAAGATGAGAAAAACGTAGCGTATAAATCGACAATTCCAGGTGTTATGCATGCTTGTGGTCACGATGGTCACACCGCTACTTTGCTTGTGTTGGCAAAGGTGTTTCATCAAAATAAGCAGTCGCTTCATGGGTCCGTTGTTCTTATCCATCAGCACGCAGAAGAATATGCTCCAGGTGGTGCGATTGCCATGATTGAAGATGGCTGTTTAGAGGGTGTTGACGTTATATTCGGTACACATCTTTGGGCAAGCGAACCGGTGGGCACCATTCAATATCGTCCAGGTCCTATCATGGCAGCCGCTGACCGTTTTGAAATCATGATTATAGGTCAAGGAGGACATGGGGCTCAGCCACATAAAACGAAGGACGCAATTGTAATTGGCTCACAGCTTGTGACGAACCTTCAACAAATCGTTAGTCGGAAAGTAGATCCTATTCAGGCAGCAGTTGTATCTGTAGGATCTTTTGTTGCTGAAAATGCTTTTAATGTTATCGCCAATTCAGCCAAACTGATTGGGACAGCTCGAACATTTAATGAAGAAGTACGTACACAAATTGAAACGGAAATTGAGCGTATTGTGAAGGGAACTTGCATGATGAATGATGCTGATTATCACTATAGCTATTTTAGAGGATACCCGGCTGTTGTGAATCATGAAGAGCCTACAAAGCTTTTACAAGAATTTGCAGGTGATGTTCCAGGTGTAAACCTAGTTGAAGAAACTCCTCTTCAAATGGGTGGCGAGGATTTCGCTTATTACTTACAACAAGTAAAAGGTAGCTTCTTTTTCACAGGAGCAAAGCCGAATACGAACAGTCAGACGTATCCGCATCACCATCCTATGTTTGATATAGAGGAAACAGCGATGCTGATTGCTGCTAAAACTTTGTGTCAGGCAACGATTCGCTATCAGATCGCATCTGTTGGAAAAAATTCAGTCCAAATTTAG
- a CDS encoding tryptophan transporter has translation MNTRVLVTLSLFAAIGAVLNMVMPPFYQGMKPDMMLTMMFVGILMFPSLKNVTLLSIVTGVLAALTTTFPGGQIPNIIDKIVTAFVFYGLFLIVKKIAQKVATATVLTVIGTIVSGTIFISTALAIVGLPDGATFTVLFLTVVLPTTLFNGAAMIVIYPIIQSIFKRAKLVTA, from the coding sequence TTGAATACTCGAGTATTAGTTACACTATCTTTGTTTGCTGCAATTGGGGCTGTCCTAAATATGGTGATGCCACCGTTTTACCAAGGAATGAAGCCTGATATGATGTTAACAATGATGTTCGTAGGAATTTTGATGTTCCCAAGCTTAAAAAATGTCACACTATTAAGTATAGTCACTGGTGTTTTAGCAGCTTTGACAACGACTTTTCCTGGAGGACAAATTCCTAACATCATTGACAAAATCGTCACAGCTTTTGTCTTTTATGGCTTATTCTTAATTGTAAAGAAAATTGCACAAAAGGTTGCTACAGCAACAGTACTCACAGTAATTGGAACGATTGTTTCCGGAACCATTTTCATATCAACTGCATTAGCGATTGTTGGATTACCTGATGGAGCTACATTCACCGTTTTATTCTTAACTGTTGTTTTACCAACAACACTTTTCAACGGTGCTGCTATGATCGTTATTTATCCAATTATCCAATCCATTTTTAAGCGAGCTAAGCTTGTAACAGCTTAA
- the serC gene encoding 3-phosphoserine/phosphohydroxythreonine transaminase — protein sequence MFLRAYNFNAGPAAIPLPVLEKAQKELVNFNNSGMSVMELSHRSKEYEDVHNRANTLLRELLLIPDSYEVLFLQGGASLQFSMIPMNFLQQDKTAHFVMTGAWSEKALKEAKRFGETRILASSKEENYTHIPQGFSLEGIEDGAYLHITSNNTIFGTQWTDYPTSPIPLIADMSSDILCKEIDIEKFSLIYAGAQKNLGPSGVTVVIAKKEFLETATDDAPTILKYSTHVDSQSLYNTPPTFSIYMLSLVLEWVKEQGGVKAIQKMNEEKAGYIYSAIEQSNKFYKAHATEDSRSLMNITFTLPNEELTKKFLTEAKERNFIGLAGHRSVGGCRASTYNAVPKEACEALAAFMKEFQENNQ from the coding sequence ATTTTTTTGAGAGCTTATAATTTTAATGCAGGTCCTGCCGCTATTCCACTACCAGTACTTGAAAAAGCACAAAAAGAGCTTGTGAACTTTAACAATTCTGGGATGTCAGTGATGGAATTAAGTCATCGCAGTAAAGAATATGAAGACGTACATAATCGCGCAAATACTCTATTACGTGAGCTTCTTTTGATTCCAGACTCCTATGAAGTGCTTTTCTTACAAGGTGGAGCAAGCTTACAGTTTTCAATGATCCCTATGAATTTCTTACAACAAGACAAAACAGCACATTTTGTTATGACTGGAGCTTGGTCTGAAAAAGCACTAAAAGAGGCGAAAAGATTTGGTGAAACCCGTATCCTTGCTTCAAGTAAGGAAGAGAATTATACACATATACCGCAGGGATTCTCATTAGAAGGCATTGAGGATGGTGCATATCTTCATATTACGTCAAATAATACAATCTTTGGGACTCAATGGACAGACTATCCAACATCACCTATTCCATTGATTGCAGATATGTCAAGTGATATCTTATGTAAAGAAATTGATATTGAAAAATTCTCTCTTATTTATGCAGGAGCGCAGAAGAATTTAGGTCCATCAGGTGTTACAGTCGTGATCGCTAAAAAAGAATTCCTTGAAACGGCTACTGACGATGCTCCAACCATTCTAAAATATAGTACACATGTCGATAGTCAGTCTCTTTATAATACCCCTCCCACCTTCTCAATTTATATGCTTTCACTCGTTTTAGAATGGGTAAAGGAGCAAGGTGGAGTGAAGGCTATTCAAAAAATGAATGAGGAAAAAGCTGGCTACATCTATTCAGCCATTGAACAAAGTAACAAGTTTTATAAGGCACATGCTACGGAAGATAGCCGTTCCCTAATGAATATCACCTTTACTCTTCCGAATGAGGAGCTAACAAAGAAGTTTCTAACAGAAGCGAAAGAACGTAACTTTATTGGACTCGCCGGTCACCGTTCTGTTGGTGGGTGTCGTGCTTCAACCTATAATGCTGTACCTAAGGAAGCATGTGAGGCACTTGCAGCCTTTATGAAGGAATTTCAAGAAAACAATCAATAA
- the rfbG gene encoding CDP-glucose 4,6-dehydratase, which translates to MTINFADIFKDRTVLVTGHTGFKGAWLSIWLHMLGAKVIGYSLDPATKKDLFVLSGLEDKVNDLRGDIRDRHELEKVFKQYRPEIVFHLAAQPLVKYSYNNPKETYDVNVMGTMNLLEAIRKTEETKIGIVITTDKCYENKEWVWGYRENDPLGGYDPYSSSKACCELLVASYRNSFFHESRFQEHGKVISTGRAGNVIGGGDWAENRLIPDSVKALETGKSIVIRSPQSIRPWQHVLEPLYGYLLLASQILLHGPAFSGAWNFGPGENGNISVEEMVKLLVEAWGEGSWVINQEENVHEAKLLSLDISKANHLLKWTPKWSVQETIDKTVSWYKAYHHDDVFDLCKHQIEEYCRG; encoded by the coding sequence ATGACAATTAATTTTGCAGATATATTTAAAGATCGAACCGTCCTTGTAACAGGACATACGGGATTTAAGGGAGCCTGGTTATCAATATGGTTACACATGCTTGGTGCTAAAGTAATTGGCTATTCACTAGATCCAGCAACGAAAAAGGATCTATTTGTCTTGTCAGGCTTAGAAGATAAGGTGAATGATCTTAGAGGTGATATAAGAGATCGTCATGAACTCGAAAAGGTCTTCAAACAATATCGCCCTGAAATTGTCTTTCATTTAGCTGCACAGCCTTTAGTGAAATATTCGTATAATAACCCGAAAGAAACGTATGACGTAAATGTAATGGGAACGATGAATTTGTTAGAAGCAATAAGAAAAACAGAAGAAACAAAAATAGGAATAGTTATTACGACAGACAAGTGCTATGAAAACAAAGAGTGGGTTTGGGGATACCGAGAAAATGATCCTCTAGGAGGGTATGATCCATATAGCTCAAGTAAGGCTTGCTGCGAGTTATTAGTCGCTTCGTATCGTAATTCTTTTTTCCATGAATCTAGGTTTCAAGAACATGGAAAGGTCATTTCAACAGGTAGGGCAGGAAACGTCATTGGTGGAGGAGATTGGGCTGAAAATCGACTTATCCCAGATAGTGTGAAGGCACTTGAAACAGGTAAATCCATTGTCATTCGCTCACCTCAATCCATTCGTCCATGGCAGCATGTGTTAGAACCATTGTATGGGTATCTCTTACTAGCTTCACAAATTCTTTTACATGGTCCTGCTTTTTCGGGTGCTTGGAACTTTGGTCCTGGGGAAAACGGAAATATTTCTGTAGAAGAGATGGTTAAATTACTAGTTGAGGCATGGGGAGAAGGGTCGTGGGTGATCAATCAGGAAGAAAACGTGCATGAAGCAAAGCTTTTGAGCTTGGATATAAGTAAGGCTAACCATCTATTAAAGTGGACACCGAAATGGAGTGTACAAGAAACGATTGATAAGACCGTGTCATGGTATAAAGCCTATCATCATGACGATGTCTTTGATCTTTGTAAACATCAAATAGAAGAATATTGTAGGGGGTAA
- a CDS encoding YtxH domain-containing protein, producing MANTKSLLCGLIVGGLIGGAATLLSTPTSGKDVRNKIKNNRKQLEDYLQLLKEESTLLKEQVLKTAKEGSEVIKEVSVDLKKSISQFQQEIEPHKRDLQNEIAELEDKIKQLENTLQHS from the coding sequence ATGGCAAACACTAAATCATTATTGTGCGGGTTAATCGTTGGCGGACTTATCGGCGGTGCTGCAACCTTACTTTCTACACCTACTTCTGGGAAAGATGTTCGCAACAAGATAAAAAATAATCGAAAACAGCTAGAAGATTATTTACAGCTTCTAAAAGAAGAAAGTACATTGCTAAAAGAACAAGTTTTAAAAACAGCAAAAGAAGGCTCAGAGGTCATTAAAGAAGTCTCTGTGGATTTAAAGAAATCGATCTCTCAATTTCAACAAGAGATTGAACCACATAAAAGAGATCTACAAAATGAAATTGCTGAATTAGAAGATAAAATCAAACAACTTGAAAACACACTTCAGCATTCATAA